In one Antennarius striatus isolate MH-2024 chromosome 1, ASM4005453v1, whole genome shotgun sequence genomic region, the following are encoded:
- the tjp1a gene encoding tight junction protein ZO-1 isoform X2, with product MKYQKYITVMQMAMGVTASNKDCLPTKRQLWVTPQDGETSPSGAPGCSDEPSGATGGAGAMAMPATSTLSLPMSQGKPSLRRIKGRIHRSKSLDSMDLLDANSAAMEETVIWEQQTVTLHRAPGFGFGIAISGGRDNPHFQSGETSIVISDVLKGGPAEGMLQENDRVVMVNAVSMDNVEHAYAVQQLRKSGKNAKITIRRKRKVQIPVSRGGERETMSEHEEEDSDEDDYDRRDGRSGYEGASGGTGTGRRHDREPSGASRRDASRERSTSPRSERRSQASSALLRPAKVTLVKSRKNEEYGLRLASHIFVKDISPESLAARDGNIQEGDVVLKINGTVTENLSLIDAKKLIERSKGKLKMVVQRDERATLLNIPDLDDSIPSMNNSDRDDISEIHSLTSDHSNRSQGRGSRSRSPDRPEPSDHLRHSPRLISNGSLRSRDEELIPKPGAVSTPVKSSDDGVLSQASDQTSSRDEKLLPPLPEPKPVYAQPGQPDVDLPVSPSDAPVPSAAHDDSILRPSMKLVKFKKGESVGLRLAGGNDVGIFVAGVLEDSPAAKEGLEEGDQILRVNNVDFANIIREEAVLFLLDLPRGEEVTILAQKKKDVYRRIVESDVGDSFYIRTHFEYEKESPYGLSFNKGEVFRVVDTLYNGKLGSWLAIRIGKNHQEVERGIIPNKNRAEQLSSVQYTLPKTPGGDRADFWRFRGLRSSKRNLRKSREDLSAQPVQTKFPAYERVVLREAGFLRPVVIFGPIADVGREKLAREEPDIFELATSEPRDAGTDQKSSGIIRLHTIKQIIDRDKHAVLDITPNAVDRLNYAQWYPIVVFLNPDTKQGVKNMRTRLCPESRKSARKLYDRALKLRKNNHHLFTTTINLNSMNDGWFGALKETIQQQQNQLVWVSEGKADGAGEDDLDIHDDRLSYLSAPGSEYSMYSTDSRHTSDYEDTDTEGGAYTDQELDETLNDDVGPPAELAITRSSEPVREDPPVIQEPPGYAGYQHTVQPDPLNRIDPAGFKAPVPQQKAEAAAIPSVPPQPGPPAETGPSAVDVTVKTVGGPSPDEAPAAPQSQPSPILEAGLVRRPTPELAPQSFPPEPPQSGRASSEPKMFPKDPYAVDNTGRIGHSMKPVSYNPPQGYHPDQPSRDYDHPPSRYDISGGGGGGYPEPKYRNYDSNPPYENSVPHYDHEPWNPYNQPISTANSHGYDPRLAYSDGPDSQYTPPLRYDEPPPQQGFDGRPRYGKPTGSGPVRYDDPLPPAPAPDLNYDQESHLSPYPSAGRSPEPPAHRPAYNQGPTLQPKTHRPQQYDPIPVNSEPGLTPPPKAEPISPSPVDSPKPTPSREEQQEDPAMRPQSVLTRVKMFENKRSVSVDRARDAGDSSGNKAADIPLKTGGVMPKANSLSNLDQEKTFSHQPRVPGPQKPQTSVPDDIVRSNHYDPDEDEDYYRKQLSYFDKLQAGPNKPQAQVTHNYPRTESLEKPSPVMKKYEPVPQVTPSLPPATPPKPAVETKPPSHEETVQTNFLPHKSFPEKSPVNGTGEHPPKPMTNAGAAPPSSYNRYTPKPFTTSAKPFARMFDSPKFNHNLLPNDKPDAAPKSRSDSPVKPHVPPQPQNTDHDSGLDTFTRTMDHRSKHQHNNINATPKAIPVSPSALDDDEDEEEGHTVVATARGIFNANGGVLSSIETGVSIIIPQGAIPEGVEQEIYFKVCRDNSILPPLDKEKGETLLSPLVMCGPHGLKFLKPVELRLPHCASMTPDGWSFALKSSDSSSGDPKNWQNKSLPGDPNYLVGANCVSVLIDHF from the exons AGTGCAGCGATGGAGGAAACCGTCATATGGGAACAGCAAACTGTGACCCTTCACAGG GCCCCGGGTTTCGGGTTTGGTATCGCCATCTCAGGTGGGCGAGACAACCCCCATTTCCAGAGTGGAGAGACGTCCATTGTGATCTCTGATGTGCTGAAAGGAGGCCCTGCAGAGGGAATGCTACA AGAAAATGACAGAGTGGTGATGGTCAATGCGGTCTCTATGGACAATGTGGAACATGCTTACGCTGTGCAGCAGCTTCGGAAGAGTGGCAAAAATGCAAAGATA ACTATTCGTCGTAAGAGGAAAGTTCAGATTCCTGTTTCCCGGGGAGGGGAAAGGGAGACAATGTCAGAGCACGAGGAAGAGGACAGTGATGAGGATGACTACGATCGGCGCGATGGCCGAAGCGGCTACGAAGGTGCAAGTGGAGGCACGGGCACCGGCAGGCGTCACGATCGCGAGCCCAGCGGCGCCAGCAGGCGGGATGCCTCTCGGGAGCGGAGCACCTCGCCACGCTCTGAACGGCGATCGCAAGCTTCCTCCGCTCTGCTCAGACCTGCCAAGGTCACCCTCGTCAAGTCCCGGAAAAATGAAG AATACGGACTGCGGTTGGCCAGCCACATATTTGTGAAGGACATCTCCCCGGAGAGCCTTGCTGCTAGAGATGGAAACATTCAGGAGGGAGATGTCGTGCTGAAG ATCAATGGCACGGTTACAGAGAACCTATCACTGATAGATGCCAAGAAGTTGATCGAGAGGTCAAAGGGCAAGTTGAAAATGGTGGTTCAGAGAGATGAGCGAGCTACGCTGCTCAACATTCCTGACCTTGATGACAGCATCCCATCCATGAATAATTCTGACAGAGACG ACATTTCAGAAATACATTCGCTGACATCAGACCATTCCAATCGATCCCAAGGGCGAGGCAGTCGATCGCGCTCGCCTGACAGGCCCGAACCGTCGGACCATCTCCGTCACTCACCTCGACTGATCAGCAATGGCAG CCTTCGAAGTCGAGATGAGGAGCTCATACCCAAACCTGGTGCAGTGTCAACGCCGGTAAAAAGCTCAGACGACGGTGTGTTATCACAGGCCAGCGACCAGACCAGCTCCAGAGATGAGAAGCTCTTACCTCCACTGCCTG AACCAAAGCCAGTTTACGCACAGCCTGGTCAGCCTGATGTGGATCTGCCCGTCAGCCCCTCTGATGCTCCAGTGCCCAGCGCCGCTCACGACGACAGCATCCTGAG GCCAAGTATGAAGCTGGTGAAGTTCAAGAAAGGCGAGAGCGTCGGTCTGCGGTTAGCAGGAGGGAATGACGTGGGAATATTTGTCGCTGGAGTTTTGGAGGATAGTCCTGCGGCAAAGGAAGGGCTGGAAGAGGGAGACCAGATTCTCAGG GTGAATAATGTGGATTTTGCCAACATCATCCGGGAAGAAGCGGTTCTATTTCTGCTGGATCTCCCAAGAGGAGAAGAAGTTACTATTTTGGCTCAGAAGAAGAAGGATG tgtataGAAGAATCGTGGAATCAGACGTGGGCGACTCCTTCTACATTCGGACACATTTTGAATATGAAAAAGAGTCGCCTTACGGGCTGAGCTTCAACAAGGGCGAGGTGTTCCGTGTCGTAGACACGCTGTACAATGGGAAGCTGGGCTCCTGGCTTGCTATCCGGATTGGCAAGAACCATCAGGAAGTAGAAAGGGGCATCATTCCGAACAAAAACAG AGCTGAGCAGCTATCCAGCGTACAGTACACCCTCCCCAAGACACCAGGGGGTGACAGAGCAGATTTCTGGAGATTCCGAGGATTGCGGAGCTCCAAGAGGAATTTGCGGAAGAGCAGGGAGGACCTGTCAGCCCAGCCGGTCCAGACTAAATTCCCAGCCTATGAGAGGGTGGTGCTGAGGGAAG CTGGTTTCCTGAGGCCGGTGGTTATCTTTGGACCCATTGCAGACGTAGGCAGAGAGAAACTTGCAAGGGAAGAGCCGGACATTTTTGAATTAGCAA CAAGTGAACCCAGGGATGCAGGAACTGACCAGAAAAGCTCCGGCATAATTCGCCTGCACACCATCAAGCAGATCATTGACCGG GACAAACACGCGGTGCTGGACATCACCCCTAACGCCGTGGACCGTCTGAACTACGCCCAGTGGTATCCCATTGTGGTGTTCCTCAACCCCGACACCAAGCAGGGCGTCAAGAACATGAGGACCCGCCTGTGCCCCGAGTCGAGGAAGAGCGCCAGAAAGCTCTATGACCGAGCCCTGAAACTGAGGAAGAATAACCACCACCTTTTCACCA CGACCATTAACCTGAACAGCATGAACGACGGTTGGTTCGGAGCGCTGAAGGAGAcgatccagcagcagcagaaccaaCTGGTTTGGGTTTCAGAGGGCAAG GCTGACGGCGCAGGTGAGGATGACCTAGACATCCACGACGACCGCCTCTCCTACCTGTCGGCGCCGGGCAGCGAGTATTCCATGTACAGCACCGACAGCCGCCACACGTCCGACTACGAGGACACCGACACGGAGGGCGGAGCTTACACCGACCAGGAGCTGGACGAAACGCTGAATGACGACGTGGGTCCGCCTGCGGAGCTGGCCATCACTCGCTCTTCAGAGCCCGTTCGCGAGGACCCGCCCGTCATTCAGGAGCCTCCCGGATACGCCGGTTATCAGCACACGGTGCAGCCGGACCCCCTGAACCGAATCGACCCGGCTGGATTCAAGGCACCCGTCCCGCAGCAG AAAGCAGAGGCAGCGGCCATCCCTAGTGTGCCCCCGCAGCCTGGGCCCCCGGCTGAGACGGGGCCCTCTGCCGTTGACGTTACTGTAAAAACTGTAGGGGGCCCGAGCCCCGATGAGGCTCCAGCTGCTCCCCAAAGCCAGCCGAGCCCCATCCTGGAGGCTGGCTTGGTTAGGAGGCCCACGCCTGAGCTAGCCCCTCAGAGCTTCCCACCAGAACCTCCACAGTCGGGCCGGGCCAGTTCAGAACCAAAG ATGTTTCCGAAGGATCCATACGCCGTGGACAACACGGGGAGAATCGGTCACAGCATGAAGCCTGTGTCCTACAACCCGCCACAGGGATACCACCCCGACCAGCCAAGCAGAGATTACGACCACCCTCCCAGTCGGTATGACATCAGCGGTGGCGGCGGAGGTGGTTACCCAGAACCAAAGTACCGTAACTATGACTCCAACCCACCCTATGAGAACAGCGTGCCTCACTACGACCACGAGCCGTGGAATCCTTACAACCAGCCCATCTCTACTGCCAACTCCCACGGCTACGATCCCCGTTTGGCTTACAGCGACGGGCCCGACTCCCAGTACACTCCCCCCCTTCGCTATGACGAGCCCCCGCCTCAGCAAGGATTCGATGGACGGCCTCGCTACGGTAAACCGACCGGTTCGGGGCCGGTCCGTTACGACGATCCTCTGCCTCCTGCTCCAGCGCCTGACTTGAACTATGACCAAGAGTCTCACCTTAGCCCGTACCCATCAGCTGGTCGGTCCCCAGAACCCCCGGCCCACCGGCCCGCCTACAACCAGGGGCCAACACTACAACCAAAGACCCACAGACCTCAGCAGTATGACCCTATCCCAGTGAACTCTGAACCCGGCCTCACACCTCCTCCGAAAGCCGAGCCCATCTCACCTTCCCCCGTGGACTCTCCAAAGCCGACCCCCTCcagagaggagcagcaggaagacCCTGCCATGAGGCCCCAGTCTGTCCTGACCCGGGTCAAGATGTTCGAGAACAAACGCTCTGTGTCCGTGGACAGAGCCAGAGATGCAGGAGACTCATCCGGGAACAAG GCGGCTGACATACCCTTGAAAACAGGGGGGGTGATGCCTAAAGCCAATTCTTTGAGCAACTTGGATCAAGAGAAGACATTTAG CCACCAACCCAGAGTCCCGGGGCCCCAGAAGCCTCAGACCAGCGTCCCTGACGACATCGTGCGCTCCAACCACTAtgaccccgatgaggacgagGACTACTACAGGAAACAGCTGTCCTACTTTGACAAGCTCCAGGCCGGGCCCAACAAACCCCAAGCACAAGTGACCCACAACTACCCCAG GACGGAGTCGCTGGAGAAACCAAGTCCCGTGATGAAAAAGTACGAACCTGTTCCTCAGGTGACGCCTTCCCTGCCACCAGCCACGCCGCCCAAACCGGCGGTCGAGA CAAAGCCTCCTTCCCACGAGGAAACTGTCCAGACCAACTTCCTGCCACACAAGAGTTTCCCTGAGAAGTCTCCGGTTAACGGCACCGGCGAGCACCCGCCGAAGCCGATGACGAACGCCGGGGCTGCTCCGCCCTCCAGCTACAACCGCTACACCCCCAAGCCTTTCACCACGTCAGCCAAACCGTTCGCGCGCATGTTCGACAGCCCCAAGTTCAATCACAACCTGCTGCCCAATGACAAGCCTGACGCGGCCCCCAAG AGCCGTAGCGACAGTCCCGTGAAGCCCCATGTGCCCCCCCAACCTCAGAACACGGACCACGACAGCGGTTTGGACACTTTCACTCGCACCATGGACCACCGCTCCAAACACCAGCACAACAACATCAACGCCACGCCCAAGGCCATCCCAGTCAG ccCCTCTGCCCTGGATgacgatgaggatgaggaggaaggccACACGGTGGTGGCGACGGCTCGAGGCATCTTCAACGCCAACGGCGGCGTCCTGAGCTCCATTGAGACGGGCGTCAGCATAATCATCCCACAGGGCGCCATCCCAGAGGGGGTGGAGCAGGAGATCTACTTCAAGGTCTGCAGAGACAACAGCATCCTACCCCCCTTGGACAAGGAGAAAG GAGAGACGCTGCTCAGTCCTCTGGTGATGTGTGGACCTCACGGCCTCAAGTTCTTGAAGCCGGTGGAGCTGCGCCTACCCCACTGTGCGTCAATGACCCCTGATGGTTGGTCTTTTGCTCTAAAATCCTCCGACTCCTCGTCGG GTGATCCAAAGAACTGGCAGAATAAGTCCCTCCCTGGGGACCCCAACTACCTGGTGGGCGCCAACTGTGTGTCGGTGCTCATCGACCACTTTTAA
- the tjp1a gene encoding tight junction protein ZO-1 isoform X9 — protein sequence MKYQKYITVMQMAMGVTASNKDCLPTKRQLWVTPQDGETSPSGAPGCSDEPSGATGGAGAMAMPATSTLSLPMSQGKPSLRRIKGRIHRSKSLDSMDLLDANSAAMEETVIWEQQTVTLHRAPGFGFGIAISGGRDNPHFQSGETSIVISDVLKGGPAEGMLQENDRVVMVNAVSMDNVEHAYAVQQLRKSGKNAKITIRRKRKVQIPVSRGGERETMSEHEEEDSDEDDYDRRDGRSGYEGASGGTGTGRRHDREPSGASRRDASRERSTSPRSERRSQASSALLRPAKVTLVKSRKNEEYGLRLASHIFVKDISPESLAARDGNIQEGDVVLKINGTVTENLSLIDAKKLIERSKGKLKMVVQRDERATLLNIPDLDDSIPSMNNSDRDDISEIHSLTSDHSNRSQGRGSRSRSPDRPEPSDHLRHSPRLISNGSLRSRDEELIPKPGAVSTPVKSSDDGVLSQASDQTSSRDEKLLPPLPEPKPVYAQPGQPDVDLPVSPSDAPVPSAAHDDSILRPSMKLVKFKKGESVGLRLAGGNDVGIFVAGVLEDSPAAKEGLEEGDQILRVNNVDFANIIREEAVLFLLDLPRGEEVTILAQKKKDVYRRIVESDVGDSFYIRTHFEYEKESPYGLSFNKGEVFRVVDTLYNGKLGSWLAIRIGKNHQEVERGIIPNKNRAEQLSSVQYTLPKTPGGDRADFWRFRGLRSSKRNLRKSREDLSAQPVQTKFPAYERVVLREAGFLRPVVIFGPIADVGREKLAREEPDIFELATSEPRDAGTDQKSSGIIRLHTIKQIIDRDKHAVLDITPNAVDRLNYAQWYPIVVFLNPDTKQGVKNMRTRLCPESRKSARKLYDRALKLRKNNHHLFTTTINLNSMNDGWFGALKETIQQQQNQLVWVSEGKADGAGEDDLDIHDDRLSYLSAPGSEYSMYSTDSRHTSDYEDTDTEGGAYTDQELDETLNDDVGPPAELAITRSSEPVREDPPVIQEPPGYAGYQHTVQPDPLNRIDPAGFKAPVPQQKAEAAAIPSVPPQPGPPAETGPSAVDVTVKTVGGPSPDEAPAAPQSQPSPILEAGLVRRPTPELAPQSFPPEPPQSGRASSEPKMFPKDPYAVDNTGRIGHSMKPVSYNPPQGYHPDQPSRDYDHPPSRYDISGGGGGGYPEPKYRNYDSNPPYENSVPHYDHEPWNPYNQPISTANSHGYDPRLAYSDGPDSQYTPPLRYDEPPPQQGFDGRPRYGKPTGSGPVRYDDPLPPAPAPDLNYDQESHLSPYPSAGRSPEPPAHRPAYNQGPTLQPKTHRPQQYDPIPVNSEPGLTPPPKAEPISPSPVDSPKPTPSREEQQEDPAMRPQSVLTRVKMFENKRSVSVDRARDAGDSSGNKAADIPLKTGGVMPKANSLSNLDQEKTFSHQPRVPGPQKPQTSVPDDIVRSNHYDPDEDEDYYRKQLSYFDKLQAGPNKPQAQVTHNYPRTESLEKPSPVMKKYEPVPQVTPSLPPATPPKPAVETKPPSHEETVQTNFLPHKSFPEKSPVNGTGEHPPKPMTNAGAAPPSSYNRYTPKPFTTSAKPFARMFDSPKFNHNLLPNDKPDAAPKSRSDSPVKPHVPPQPQNTDHDSGLDTFTRTMDHRSKHQHNNINATPKAIPVSPSALDDDEDEEEGHTVVATARGIFNANGGVLSSIETGVSIIIPQGAIPEGVEQEIYFKVCRDNSILPPLDKEKGETLLSPLVMCGPHGLKFLKPVELRLPHCDPKNWQNKSLPGDPNYLVGANCVSVLIDHF from the exons AGTGCAGCGATGGAGGAAACCGTCATATGGGAACAGCAAACTGTGACCCTTCACAGG GCCCCGGGTTTCGGGTTTGGTATCGCCATCTCAGGTGGGCGAGACAACCCCCATTTCCAGAGTGGAGAGACGTCCATTGTGATCTCTGATGTGCTGAAAGGAGGCCCTGCAGAGGGAATGCTACA AGAAAATGACAGAGTGGTGATGGTCAATGCGGTCTCTATGGACAATGTGGAACATGCTTACGCTGTGCAGCAGCTTCGGAAGAGTGGCAAAAATGCAAAGATA ACTATTCGTCGTAAGAGGAAAGTTCAGATTCCTGTTTCCCGGGGAGGGGAAAGGGAGACAATGTCAGAGCACGAGGAAGAGGACAGTGATGAGGATGACTACGATCGGCGCGATGGCCGAAGCGGCTACGAAGGTGCAAGTGGAGGCACGGGCACCGGCAGGCGTCACGATCGCGAGCCCAGCGGCGCCAGCAGGCGGGATGCCTCTCGGGAGCGGAGCACCTCGCCACGCTCTGAACGGCGATCGCAAGCTTCCTCCGCTCTGCTCAGACCTGCCAAGGTCACCCTCGTCAAGTCCCGGAAAAATGAAG AATACGGACTGCGGTTGGCCAGCCACATATTTGTGAAGGACATCTCCCCGGAGAGCCTTGCTGCTAGAGATGGAAACATTCAGGAGGGAGATGTCGTGCTGAAG ATCAATGGCACGGTTACAGAGAACCTATCACTGATAGATGCCAAGAAGTTGATCGAGAGGTCAAAGGGCAAGTTGAAAATGGTGGTTCAGAGAGATGAGCGAGCTACGCTGCTCAACATTCCTGACCTTGATGACAGCATCCCATCCATGAATAATTCTGACAGAGACG ACATTTCAGAAATACATTCGCTGACATCAGACCATTCCAATCGATCCCAAGGGCGAGGCAGTCGATCGCGCTCGCCTGACAGGCCCGAACCGTCGGACCATCTCCGTCACTCACCTCGACTGATCAGCAATGGCAG CCTTCGAAGTCGAGATGAGGAGCTCATACCCAAACCTGGTGCAGTGTCAACGCCGGTAAAAAGCTCAGACGACGGTGTGTTATCACAGGCCAGCGACCAGACCAGCTCCAGAGATGAGAAGCTCTTACCTCCACTGCCTG AACCAAAGCCAGTTTACGCACAGCCTGGTCAGCCTGATGTGGATCTGCCCGTCAGCCCCTCTGATGCTCCAGTGCCCAGCGCCGCTCACGACGACAGCATCCTGAG GCCAAGTATGAAGCTGGTGAAGTTCAAGAAAGGCGAGAGCGTCGGTCTGCGGTTAGCAGGAGGGAATGACGTGGGAATATTTGTCGCTGGAGTTTTGGAGGATAGTCCTGCGGCAAAGGAAGGGCTGGAAGAGGGAGACCAGATTCTCAGG GTGAATAATGTGGATTTTGCCAACATCATCCGGGAAGAAGCGGTTCTATTTCTGCTGGATCTCCCAAGAGGAGAAGAAGTTACTATTTTGGCTCAGAAGAAGAAGGATG tgtataGAAGAATCGTGGAATCAGACGTGGGCGACTCCTTCTACATTCGGACACATTTTGAATATGAAAAAGAGTCGCCTTACGGGCTGAGCTTCAACAAGGGCGAGGTGTTCCGTGTCGTAGACACGCTGTACAATGGGAAGCTGGGCTCCTGGCTTGCTATCCGGATTGGCAAGAACCATCAGGAAGTAGAAAGGGGCATCATTCCGAACAAAAACAG AGCTGAGCAGCTATCCAGCGTACAGTACACCCTCCCCAAGACACCAGGGGGTGACAGAGCAGATTTCTGGAGATTCCGAGGATTGCGGAGCTCCAAGAGGAATTTGCGGAAGAGCAGGGAGGACCTGTCAGCCCAGCCGGTCCAGACTAAATTCCCAGCCTATGAGAGGGTGGTGCTGAGGGAAG CTGGTTTCCTGAGGCCGGTGGTTATCTTTGGACCCATTGCAGACGTAGGCAGAGAGAAACTTGCAAGGGAAGAGCCGGACATTTTTGAATTAGCAA CAAGTGAACCCAGGGATGCAGGAACTGACCAGAAAAGCTCCGGCATAATTCGCCTGCACACCATCAAGCAGATCATTGACCGG GACAAACACGCGGTGCTGGACATCACCCCTAACGCCGTGGACCGTCTGAACTACGCCCAGTGGTATCCCATTGTGGTGTTCCTCAACCCCGACACCAAGCAGGGCGTCAAGAACATGAGGACCCGCCTGTGCCCCGAGTCGAGGAAGAGCGCCAGAAAGCTCTATGACCGAGCCCTGAAACTGAGGAAGAATAACCACCACCTTTTCACCA CGACCATTAACCTGAACAGCATGAACGACGGTTGGTTCGGAGCGCTGAAGGAGAcgatccagcagcagcagaaccaaCTGGTTTGGGTTTCAGAGGGCAAG GCTGACGGCGCAGGTGAGGATGACCTAGACATCCACGACGACCGCCTCTCCTACCTGTCGGCGCCGGGCAGCGAGTATTCCATGTACAGCACCGACAGCCGCCACACGTCCGACTACGAGGACACCGACACGGAGGGCGGAGCTTACACCGACCAGGAGCTGGACGAAACGCTGAATGACGACGTGGGTCCGCCTGCGGAGCTGGCCATCACTCGCTCTTCAGAGCCCGTTCGCGAGGACCCGCCCGTCATTCAGGAGCCTCCCGGATACGCCGGTTATCAGCACACGGTGCAGCCGGACCCCCTGAACCGAATCGACCCGGCTGGATTCAAGGCACCCGTCCCGCAGCAG AAAGCAGAGGCAGCGGCCATCCCTAGTGTGCCCCCGCAGCCTGGGCCCCCGGCTGAGACGGGGCCCTCTGCCGTTGACGTTACTGTAAAAACTGTAGGGGGCCCGAGCCCCGATGAGGCTCCAGCTGCTCCCCAAAGCCAGCCGAGCCCCATCCTGGAGGCTGGCTTGGTTAGGAGGCCCACGCCTGAGCTAGCCCCTCAGAGCTTCCCACCAGAACCTCCACAGTCGGGCCGGGCCAGTTCAGAACCAAAG ATGTTTCCGAAGGATCCATACGCCGTGGACAACACGGGGAGAATCGGTCACAGCATGAAGCCTGTGTCCTACAACCCGCCACAGGGATACCACCCCGACCAGCCAAGCAGAGATTACGACCACCCTCCCAGTCGGTATGACATCAGCGGTGGCGGCGGAGGTGGTTACCCAGAACCAAAGTACCGTAACTATGACTCCAACCCACCCTATGAGAACAGCGTGCCTCACTACGACCACGAGCCGTGGAATCCTTACAACCAGCCCATCTCTACTGCCAACTCCCACGGCTACGATCCCCGTTTGGCTTACAGCGACGGGCCCGACTCCCAGTACACTCCCCCCCTTCGCTATGACGAGCCCCCGCCTCAGCAAGGATTCGATGGACGGCCTCGCTACGGTAAACCGACCGGTTCGGGGCCGGTCCGTTACGACGATCCTCTGCCTCCTGCTCCAGCGCCTGACTTGAACTATGACCAAGAGTCTCACCTTAGCCCGTACCCATCAGCTGGTCGGTCCCCAGAACCCCCGGCCCACCGGCCCGCCTACAACCAGGGGCCAACACTACAACCAAAGACCCACAGACCTCAGCAGTATGACCCTATCCCAGTGAACTCTGAACCCGGCCTCACACCTCCTCCGAAAGCCGAGCCCATCTCACCTTCCCCCGTGGACTCTCCAAAGCCGACCCCCTCcagagaggagcagcaggaagacCCTGCCATGAGGCCCCAGTCTGTCCTGACCCGGGTCAAGATGTTCGAGAACAAACGCTCTGTGTCCGTGGACAGAGCCAGAGATGCAGGAGACTCATCCGGGAACAAG GCGGCTGACATACCCTTGAAAACAGGGGGGGTGATGCCTAAAGCCAATTCTTTGAGCAACTTGGATCAAGAGAAGACATTTAG CCACCAACCCAGAGTCCCGGGGCCCCAGAAGCCTCAGACCAGCGTCCCTGACGACATCGTGCGCTCCAACCACTAtgaccccgatgaggacgagGACTACTACAGGAAACAGCTGTCCTACTTTGACAAGCTCCAGGCCGGGCCCAACAAACCCCAAGCACAAGTGACCCACAACTACCCCAG GACGGAGTCGCTGGAGAAACCAAGTCCCGTGATGAAAAAGTACGAACCTGTTCCTCAGGTGACGCCTTCCCTGCCACCAGCCACGCCGCCCAAACCGGCGGTCGAGA CAAAGCCTCCTTCCCACGAGGAAACTGTCCAGACCAACTTCCTGCCACACAAGAGTTTCCCTGAGAAGTCTCCGGTTAACGGCACCGGCGAGCACCCGCCGAAGCCGATGACGAACGCCGGGGCTGCTCCGCCCTCCAGCTACAACCGCTACACCCCCAAGCCTTTCACCACGTCAGCCAAACCGTTCGCGCGCATGTTCGACAGCCCCAAGTTCAATCACAACCTGCTGCCCAATGACAAGCCTGACGCGGCCCCCAAG AGCCGTAGCGACAGTCCCGTGAAGCCCCATGTGCCCCCCCAACCTCAGAACACGGACCACGACAGCGGTTTGGACACTTTCACTCGCACCATGGACCACCGCTCCAAACACCAGCACAACAACATCAACGCCACGCCCAAGGCCATCCCAGTCAG ccCCTCTGCCCTGGATgacgatgaggatgaggaggaaggccACACGGTGGTGGCGACGGCTCGAGGCATCTTCAACGCCAACGGCGGCGTCCTGAGCTCCATTGAGACGGGCGTCAGCATAATCATCCCACAGGGCGCCATCCCAGAGGGGGTGGAGCAGGAGATCTACTTCAAGGTCTGCAGAGACAACAGCATCCTACCCCCCTTGGACAAGGAGAAAG GAGAGACGCTGCTCAGTCCTCTGGTGATGTGTGGACCTCACGGCCTCAAGTTCTTGAAGCCGGTGGAGCTGCGCCTACCCCACT GTGATCCAAAGAACTGGCAGAATAAGTCCCTCCCTGGGGACCCCAACTACCTGGTGGGCGCCAACTGTGTGTCGGTGCTCATCGACCACTTTTAA